TCGGTACCGCTCAACTTCCTCTCGCCGCAGGAAGGCACGCCGTTCGGCCAGCTCGAACCGCTGACGCCGCTGGAGATCCTGAAAAACATCGCCGTGTTCCGCTACCTGCTGCCGCGGGCGGAGATCCGCATCGCCGGCGGCCGCCAGTTCCTGCGCGACCTGCAGTCCATGATCTTCATGGCCGGTGCCTCCGGTATCATGATCGGCGACTACCTGACCACCAAGGGCCGCCAGGTGGAAGACGACCTCCAGATGCTGCGCGACCTGCAGCTGGCCCCGCGCGAGGATACCCAGCATCGCCGCCAGTCTGCGCCCGACGCCATGACGGCATGATCGATCTCGGCAGCCGCCTGCAGCAGCGACGGCTCGACCGGCTGTATCGCACCCGCCCCGTCCTCGACGGTCCGCAGGCCGCGCAGGTATCGATCGACGGGCGGCAGTACGTCGCCTTCTGCAGCAACGACTATCTCGGCCTCGCCAATCACCCGGCGGTGATCGCGGCGCTGGCGCGCGGCGCGGAACGCTACGGCGCCGGCAGCGGCGCCTCGCACCTGATCAGCGGACACAGTCGCGCCCACCAGGAACTCGAAGCGCAGCTCGCGGCCTACACCGGGCGACCGCGCGCGCTGCTGTTCTCGACCGGCTACATGGCGAATCTCGGCGTGCTGGGTGCGCTCGCGCAGCGCGGCGACCGTATCTACGCCGACCGCCTGAGTCACGCCTCGCTGATCGACGCCGCCCAGCTCGCCGGCGGGCGCCTGCGCCGTTATCCCCATAACGATGCCGCGCAACTGCAAACCTGGCTGCAGCGTGCGACCGACCGCGGGCAGCGATTCGTCGTCACCGATGGCGTCTTCAGCATGGACGGCGACCTCGCCCCGCTCGACCGCCTCGCAGCGCTCGCCCGCGAACGGCATGCCTGGCTCATGGTCGACGACGCCCATGGCCTCGGCGTCATCGGCCCCGGCGGCCGGGGTTCGCTCGCGCACTACGGGCTCGGCGTCGAGGCGGCGCCCATCCTGGTCGGTACGCTGGGC
Above is a genomic segment from Gammaproteobacteria bacterium containing:
- the bioF gene encoding 8-amino-7-oxononanoate synthase is translated as MIDLGSRLQQRRLDRLYRTRPVLDGPQAAQVSIDGRQYVAFCSNDYLGLANHPAVIAALARGAERYGAGSGASHLISGHSRAHQELEAQLAAYTGRPRALLFSTGYMANLGVLGALAQRGDRIYADRLSHASLIDAAQLAGGRLRRYPHNDAAQLQTWLQRATDRGQRFVVTDGVFSMDGDLAPLDRLAALARERHAWLMVDDAHGLGVIGPGGRGSLAHYGLGVEAAPILVGTLGKAFGTFGAFVAGGEELIETLIQFARTYIYTTALPPAIACATSAAVQLAQTESWRREQLSALIQRFHQGARQLGLPVQIPVGDSPLTPIVPLIVGESAAALAASAALQQRGLLISAIRPPTVPRGSARLRITFSASHTEEQIDRLLDALAEILA